Within the Iodidimonas sp. SYSU 1G8 genome, the region GTTCGTGATCCACGAGCACCAGCAGGATATCCGCGCGGCGCAGCGCCTCGTCGACGCCGACGAATTCTAGGTTGGCGAAACCGGCCAGTTTCTCCGGACATTCGCTGACGAAAGGCTCCACCGCCAGGACGGTCGCCACGTTCTGCCGCGCCAGCTCGGCGGTGATCGCCAGCGCCGGGCTCTCCCGCAGATCGTCAATGTTCGCCTTGAACGCAAGGCCAAGGCAGGCGACCACCGGGTCCTTGAAGCGGTCAGCCGCCGTTTTCACCTGGTCAATGACCCAGCGCGGCTTGCCGTCATTGACCTCGCGCGCGGTCTGGATCAGACGGCTCTCGCTCGGCGCGGAATGCACGATGAACCAGGGATCGACGGCGATGCAGTGCCCGCCGACGCCCGGGCCAGGCTGAAGGATGTTCACGCGCGGATGCCGGTTGGCCAGCGCGATCAGTTCCCAGACGTTGACGCCCAGCCGATCGCAGATCAGGGACAATTCATTGGCATAGGCGATATTGACGTCGCGAAAGGCGTTTTCCGCCAGCTTTGACAATTCGGCAGTGCGCGCCTTTGTGGTGAAGACGGTGCCGGTGGTGAAGGTCCGGTAGAAATCGGCGCCCACCTGCGCGGACTCGGAGTCGAGCCCGCCGACGATGCGGTCATTGATCACCAGCTCCTGCAGCACCTTGCCCGGCAACACCCGTTCCGGGGAATGGGCAAGGTAGAGGCGGTTCGGTCCCTTCGTGATCTCGGGTCCGAGATCCGGACGCATTTCCGCGATCCATCCGGCGATCTGCTCGGTCGCGCCAACGGGACTGGTCGATTCCAGAATGACGAGATTGCCTGGACGCAGGTGCAGCGCCAGTGCCCGGGTGGCCGCTTCGACGTAGGACATGTCCGGCGCATGGCCTTCGGCGAAGGGTGTGGGCACGGCGATGATGAAGATGTCGGCCGGCGCCGGTTCATAGGACGCGGTCAATTGTCCGCTGCCGACCGCGGACGCGACCAGGATATCGAGGTCCGGCTCGTGGAAATGCAGCGTGCCGGCCTGTACCGCGCCCACCACCTTTTCGCTGACGTCCACGC harbors:
- the wecC gene encoding UDP-N-acetyl-D-mannosamine dehydrogenase; translation: MARFDKTVCVMGLGYIGLPTASLLATRGYSVLGVDVSEKVVGAVQAGTLHFHEPDLDILVASAVGSGQLTASYEPAPADIFIIAVPTPFAEGHAPDMSYVEAATRALALHLRPGNLVILESTSPVGATEQIAGWIAEMRPDLGPEITKGPNRLYLAHSPERVLPGKVLQELVINDRIVGGLDSESAQVGADFYRTFTTGTVFTTKARTAELSKLAENAFRDVNIAYANELSLICDRLGVNVWELIALANRHPRVNILQPGPGVGGHCIAVDPWFIVHSAPSESRLIQTAREVNDGKPRWVIDQVKTAADRFKDPVVACLGLAFKANIDDLRESPALAITAELARQNVATVLAVEPFVSECPEKLAGFANLEFVGVDEALRRADILLVLVDHERFKGIEHEQLARKVLIDTRGLFR